One Defluviitoga tunisiensis genomic window carries:
- a CDS encoding alcohol dehydrogenase catalytic domain-containing protein encodes MKALYITEPHHIELIEKDDPEIRENESLLKILGCGVCGTDLKIYKGETLATYPIIPGHEIVGEIINSSKYEKGTKVTVDPNKPCGYCKYCREGKPHLCDDLKAVGVNRNGGFAELLSVPNDLIYPLNENIDVKSALFAEPLSCIIHGIDLSNFSFTDDIAIIGGGAIGLIFAMLFNKFSVGIKLIFEISQDKITYIEKEFGFDIVHPQEYKKFKEFDLVIECSGSISGLELAYTLVKKGGKIIVFGVTPKGLTTTELEPFQIYSEEITLTGSYINPFTMQKAVKIINSKEFPFHKLLTDQASLQDINEYISGNKHPFLKAAYINK; translated from the coding sequence TTGAAAGCTTTATATATAACAGAACCTCATCACATTGAACTAATTGAAAAAGATGACCCTGAAATACGGGAAAATGAATCGTTACTTAAAATACTAGGTTGTGGGGTTTGTGGAACAGATTTAAAAATCTATAAAGGTGAAACATTAGCAACTTACCCTATCATTCCAGGACATGAAATAGTAGGGGAAATAATCAATTCATCTAAATATGAGAAAGGAACGAAAGTAACGGTTGATCCAAACAAACCTTGTGGATATTGTAAATACTGTCGAGAAGGTAAACCACACTTATGTGATGATTTAAAAGCTGTTGGTGTAAATAGAAATGGTGGATTCGCTGAATTGTTAAGTGTACCAAATGATCTTATCTATCCTTTAAACGAAAACATAGATGTAAAAAGTGCCTTATTTGCTGAACCTCTTTCTTGTATAATCCACGGAATTGATTTGTCAAATTTTTCCTTTACTGATGATATAGCAATTATAGGTGGAGGCGCTATAGGATTAATTTTTGCAATGTTGTTTAACAAGTTTTCTGTTGGTATAAAACTTATATTTGAAATTTCACAAGATAAAATAACCTACATAGAAAAAGAATTCGGTTTTGACATCGTACACCCCCAAGAATACAAAAAATTCAAGGAATTTGATCTAGTAATTGAATGCTCTGGAAGTATATCTGGACTAGAGTTAGCCTATACATTAGTTAAAAAAGGAGGAAAAATTATAGTTTTTGGAGTAACCCCTAAAGGATTAACTACTACAGAATTAGAACCTTTTCAAATATATAGTGAAGAAATTACCCTTACTGGTTCTTATATTAATCCGTTTACGATGCAAAAGGCTGTCAAGATTATTAACAGCAAAGAATTTCCTTTCCATAAGTTACTAACAGATCAAGCCTCACTACAAGATATAAATGAATATATATCCGGTAATAAACATCCTTTCTTGAAAGCCGCATATATTAATAAATAA